The DNA window ccaaaaagaaatttaaaaagtaaagtaaaataaaataagttgTTGATCAGTACAACTTTCAGATCTCATCAGTGACAGAGAAATCCTAAGTACTAGAATTACATGACACTTTCAATGTAATCCAGAAAGTGAGCTCAAAAGTTATTTGTTATTGCTTTTGCATATGGTCCAGGAAACAGTGTTCAACccaaaaaagttaaaaaaaactGTGGTATACATTTGGTGAACACATTCATGAGCTGTCCTTTGCTtaactttttctttctttccccGGCTTCATTTCTCAGCATTCACTCTCGCACAACAATCtcaataaattcaaaacacCTACCAAGGAACATAGGAAATAGTGAAGGTAAAAATATCAGATTACATATAAACTTTAATTCCCATTGATCATTGACTTTATCTCAATAAACTCAAAACACCCACCAAGGAAGATAGGAAATAGTGAAGATAACAATATCAGATTACATAGAAACTGTAATTCCCATTGATCATTGACCTTAGTAACAAATGAACTACAATGAATGAGACTTACTGGAGGTCCGTAGATTAGAATATGCCCAGGCCACGGAAGATTATAACTACTGAACAACATTCCAGAAGTAGGAGATAATAAAGCTTTCAACCCTGTACGTTATCAGCAAAGTTAGAAATAAACAGTCAGGCTCGCACacacatatgtatatatagtcAGCTACAAGGAAAATGACTATCTTGCGATCAAGCTGGAAGAACATAAATAAATGACAGCAAACAACCATTAAACAATAACTAAATGGTGATGGCTTGGAAGAAATTCACGCATATCGTTCTGCATTCAAGCATATTCAGTAGTTAAGAAGTTGGGAACCATCTTTACAAAGGTGAAGTCAATGAGAAAACGTAATGTGCAATTTGGTAGATTGGGAAAGCTACCACGCATTGAGGATGCTAAACTCTATACCTATGGAGCAGGATTCCGAGGGAATATTAATTCACATTTTGAGAATACATTAGTTTTAGAGTGAGGGACGTCGCCAGAGTAGAATTAGTGTTGCATACAAAAAAGCTAATGTATCCTTGAATCATTCACAGCATCGAACTATTACCTAATCTACACCGTTATGCATGTATCAGTGAATAATGTATTGCACTTGATTTGTTTGTTTCCTAGAGCTTCATCTAACATCAGTAGTATGCTACTTATTGGCACactaaatattttttacttcCCTAATCACCAATAGGTGAACAGACAAAATGTACTCTATTTACCATTAGCTCATCCACTAGAAGAACCAGAGAGATCAGTAAATCAGACTAAAACAAAATTAGGTGAGAAAATACCTACTGTTATTTACATCAGCTGGAGCAGTACCCATCCAATCCAATGAAGAAATATCAGAGCAAAGGATGTCTGGGGATGTCTCATGGAATGCATGAAAGGATACAAGATCATCAAATTGCAGCTTTCCAAGCAAAACATCTAAACTCGAACTATAGTTGGCTTTGCTGTTTTTGTCAAATGCAAGTTCATATGTATTAATATCTTCATCGTGCTGAGATTCTTCAGAAAGAGACAAAAGATATATGGCATCAACCGATGGTTCTTCAGCTTGACTTCTGTTTGCGGGAAATCTGCTACTCTGTGTTTTTACCTTTACATGTCTTTGCAGCGTGGGACTTTTTATTCTTAAATGAACTAAAGTTTTGCATCCTATAACCATTGAACTTACTTCCTCTGTTGTATTTGACTTGACAGTCTCAATCTGAGCTAAGCACCATGCAGATAATAAAGTAGATACGCCATTTCTATAGCCAACCTTCATATTTGGTTCTTCGTTCTTAGCATTTATTTCTCCGGACTTTACATGGGAAGACACGGAAGAAAGAATCGAAACAATCTTCTCATGCATTGACCAATCACCAACACcaatgtcagggtttgaactAATTCTTCGAAGCAGGTCCTTTTGTTTAATCTTTTGGTTGTTTAGGATTTCTGTAGCGCTCTTCTCAAGAATGTTATCATCTTGGTACATCTTGAAATGGCAAGGTGAAATTGAAACTTGTGGAATATCTTTTTTGACATTAACGTTGCAAGTTTTCACATGTACCCCTGGAAGAAAAATGAATAATATCACCACAAGCATAATAACCCAGGAAAGATAACATTAGTTAGGTCTCAACCTCACCAAGAAGTATAAACTGTCATAAACCGCCACTTAAGATCTTCAAAGAATAGAAACTAGCCAATACTAGATTCAAATACACACCGAATTCATCAAAATCAGGAAAGATGCAAATTCGAGTAAGATACTCTGGCTTTGAACATAGTTGCCTTACTGCTTGCAAAAAGAATACTCTAGTGCTACTTATAAGTCAAATTCATCCATTTATTGCAAGttcttggataagaaatgaaGGTTATGAAAACAGACATCCTCAGATTTTTCccgaaaaaaagaaaaaaaggaaaagCAAGAAGTAGAATGTGATCAGATCTTTGATCATCTTAAAGATTTAAGAACCACATCAGCATTCcttttaaatgaaatttattGTAGAATTTAAATATTTCTCAGTCAAAAATTTGTATAGAAATTGAGGTCTAGTATTATGTTAATCTATTTTGAATATGGATCTCACTTCGTCTTACGTGGACCTCTGGTTTGCTTTTTGTGACtacttttataaataaatataatatcatttccTATCAAAAAAAAATCACTTAAAATAATTTGTTCATTCTTTCAAAATGATATTAGTTTTTCCAACTAACCCGTGTGCTAGGTGCCTAGGTGGTATAGAAAGTAAAAAACGTATCTCACACTACATGTCCAAAACATTACAAAACCTAATCCATAACACCAAATTACTAGTATAAAAATATGAATCTATAATACCCTCCAACATTGTAATCATCAGACCGGTACTTTGTAAGTGGATTTTGGAGTGGCAGACACCAAACCATTCTCAATGATAACAAACAACAGAATTAAAGGCAATCTCACCAGCTAGGAAATTCAGAGCTTTGTCATCTAATTATGCATCACGATAGGTCAAACATTTCCAGTCGTGATAACCATGATGGTGACTCCTAGCCTAGGGCATGAACATGTCCAAGTTCGAGAAATCATATTTCATAACTACTGCACAATTATCTAAATCACCCACAACACCACATAAAGCTATCTACAATAGTGAGAGTAGCAGGAGATCGCGAGAATAAAATTGATTTGCAGAAATTTAGCTCAAATTAATCACAAAGCAAATCAATCAACTCTTCAAGGAAAGCAACATACAAGAGTGTAATCCAGCTCCCAAATAGAGGCGAAGAGACTGAGGCAGCATTATGTGTCCTATAGCCACTGACTCTGACAATAATATACGAACAACAAGATGGTGATCCTTCTTATGATTAAGATGTCCATTGTTGGCTTCTTTTTCAGACTTGCTGCTTTTAGAATGCAAGTTATTCATGCTCTCTTTGGATAGCAATCGAGAAGATATCACAACCAACTGATGAGAACCAAATGAATGATTTTTTGCTGTTTCTGGATGAATGAAAATGCCAGAAGTGAAAACCACATCCATTTTCACTCCATTCTCTTCGTATTTATAAATGAATTCACTGTCTGAATCTTGGACTCGCAACAGTAATTTAAAGCTTGAATTAGCCAGCTTCCGAAGATTGTAGGGATCGATTTTTACGTATCTTAGGAGCAACTGCGACTTCAGTTCCGGGCACAAGTTGGACTGGAAACAATCTCACATGTTAGATATAATTGGATCGAGGCCGAAAGGAacaaattttttccaaaaattgaATGAAATTCACCTAAATATATCTTGTAAGAAAAGGGGAATATTACCAGACGGGTTATTAATGGTGATAAATACCTAAAAGGCTCATTAGACACCGGCATTTTAACAAGTACAACACGACATAAAGGGTACCAGCAGGCATATAACCTGAAGGACTCTAAAACAATAGCCATGCTGTTACCTACTGGTTTCTTGGGAAAGGTTGACATGACAATAAATGTAACAACCGTCTGCCCATGCAACCACAAAGGAAATCTCATTTCTTCATGGACAATTCCAACCTGCATGCAACGCAAGATTAATTTCAGCCACTCAAAACTCCGGAAATTTGCTACATGTCTAAAGAGAGAGACATTTCCACCACTTTCATAACCACATATCTTTCTGGCTAAGGAACCGGAAATCTTTCTCGAAGCATGAAATGGTGAAAACAAACAAGTAAAAATGGATACCAACCTACTCCAAGCATATTTATCAAATTAAGTTCTCTAATATGCTGAAACAAACCAATCGAACCAAATTATCACCAGTTATTGCTATTGCAAAAGCAAAAAAATTGGCAATCAAGTAATACTTTACTTCAATGCATGCCATGGTGCACTATATGTGAGTTTTATTGAAGACCATCAGAAGTTGATAGTAATAAAAAGATTAcgttaaaattgattttacatAATTTTATGTTCAACTAAATCACCTCATCTGTTGACAGCCAAAAGCTACTTCAGAATTCCATCCAATGCAAACTTTTAGTTCTGAATGTAGTTTCCACAAACAATTTTCTAAGCTCTCCTAGCTgtgtatttaattcaaaatcatgcTTAAAAGGACAAAAAATAATCACTTTGAAGTCCAACCACCAAACAAATCCCAGTTGATTATGCCACAAGACTACATTAAGATTACAAAACCAAAATATATCACATATAAACGCATAACTCTCAAAACACGATTTTCACCTTCTCCATCCCCAAGCCAAAACCCACGCTAAACTCTATATTGACATAATTTTAAGTCACAAAAGctcataaattcaaataaacACACCTGCTTCAGAATAGCACTTTCGGCAAGCTCTGAATTAAGCTCCAAAATCTCCCAATCATCCTCCGTAAATGGTTCAATAGTCACGAGAGTTGCCTTGGGTAAATTACTAACCACCCTCACTCTGACCAAAGTACGGTCACTCAAGCTAATGCATTCCGCATACCGCCCAGCAATCTGCAAATTGTCCAAAAATTCAGATAAAAATAACACCCATTAAAAAATTAAgccaataaaaataaaaacttgtAGGTGCACCTCAATTGACGAGGGTGAGGTGGAAGCGGAGCCACACCATGCCACGTGCCAGTGGCGCGCGCCTGAGCGGAGTTCAAGAGCAAGAACTGGAGGAAGGTAACCGGACTGAAGCGTTTGAATGAGTGAAAGGGGAAGCGAAACGAAGCAGCTTTCTGCTGCTCCGACGATTCTCACCTCAAACTCCATAACTGTGTGTCTTAGTTAGTGAAGTCAATTGAATTTCTTGCTTTGAAGAATTGAATTCCCTGATGTTTCAGACAGGTACAGAATCACTTGTACGTTTCTGCAACAAAAGCTCAAATAGATGAGATTTCAGTTTCAACCGGAGACAATGGAGACGACGTGAATGGAGAGGCATATGCCATTTAACTACATACCTGTCGTACCGGGAAGCGTAGTTTGGCTGCCAGCCCATTTATTCTAGAAATTATCGGGCctcttctttttctcttttttcgAAATTTAGTTGTACATAGCCCAAACATAGGTAGTAACAAGTTCCAACGGCCCAATACAGGCAGAGTACTCAAACGCATCTCGAGTTGTCCAGAGAGACGTACAACGTTTGTACTTCAATTATTCGAAATCACAAGATCATAATCTTCTTGTTAGaacataaaacttttaaagaatCATAAGTCtattgtgagacagtctcacgaatcttaataaaaagaa is part of the Primulina tabacum isolate GXHZ01 chromosome 18, ASM2559414v2, whole genome shotgun sequence genome and encodes:
- the LOC142532563 gene encoding LOW QUALITY PROTEIN: peroxisomal ATPase PEX1-like (The sequence of the model RefSeq protein was modified relative to this genomic sequence to represent the inferred CDS: deleted 1 base in 1 codon), with product MEFEVRIVGAAESCFVSLPLSLIQTLQSGYLPPVLALELRSGARHWHVAWCGSASTSPSSIEIAGRYAECISLSDRTLVRVRVVSNLPKATLVTIEPFTEDDWEILELNSELAESAILKQVGIVHEEMRFPLWLHGQTVVTFIVMSTFPKKPVVQLVPGTEVAVAPKIRKNRSLQSSEAANSSFKLLLRVQDSDSEFIYKYEENGVKMDVVFTSGIFIHPETAKNHSFGSHQLVVISSRLLSKESMNNLHSKSSKSEKEANNGHLNHKKDHHLVVRILLSESVAIGHIMLPQSLRLYLGAGLHSWVHVKTCNVNVKKDIPQVSISPCHFKMYQDDNILEKSATEILNNQKIKQKDLLRRISSNPDIGVGDWSMHEKIVSILSSVSSHVKSGEINAKNEEPNMKVGYRNGVSTLLSAWCLAQIETVKSNTTEEVSSMVIGCKTLVHLRIKSPTLQRHVKVKTQSSRFPANRSQAEEPSVDAIYLLSLSEESQHDEDINTYELAFDKNSKANYSSSLDVLLGKLQFDDLVSFHAFHETSPDILCSDISSLDWMGTAPADVNNRLKALLSPTSGMLFSSYNLPWPGHILIYGPPGSGKSLLAKASAKYIEGCKDILAHVVFVSCSRLALEKSSTIHKALSSYVSEALDHSPSVIIFDDLDSIIAPSSDFEGSQSQTSSAALVEFFTDILDEYGEKRRDVCGIGPIAFIATSQSLTGVPQSLSSSGRFDFHVKLVVPAAAERSAILKYEIRKRSLQCSDDLLLDIASKCDGYDAYDLEILIDRTVHAAIGRLLSANSNSVQNEKPSLVKEEFMQALQNFLPVAMRDITKPSSDGGRSGWEDVGGLNDIRNAIKEMIELPSKFPNIFAQAPLRMRSNVLLYGPPGCGKTHIVGAAAAACSLRFISVKGPELLNKYIGASEQAVRDIFSKAAAAAPCLLFFDEFDSIAPKRGHDNTGVTDRVVNQFLTELDGVEVLTGVFVFAATSRPDLLDAALLRPGRLDRLFFCDFPSQRERLDILTVLSRKLPMAGDVNLEAIAYMTEGFSGADLQALLSDTQLEAVHKLLDSQGGNTSGSLPLITNTLLKSVASKAKPSVADSEKRRLYDIYSQFLDAKRSAVAQSRDAKGKRATLA